In a single window of the Deltaproteobacteria bacterium genome:
- a CDS encoding DUF503 domain-containing protein has product MYFAVVKLGFESQMDSDQDRRELKQLAEKIRVKFKVCAAVYDDRDIGAALAITAIGSSSERIDQTLDAISEFCESSGYGRVESEQALVDHFEALGDFCSLDE; this is encoded by the coding sequence ATGTACTTTGCGGTGGTAAAACTTGGTTTTGAATCACAGATGGATAGCGATCAAGACCGTCGCGAACTAAAGCAATTGGCTGAGAAGATCAGAGTTAAATTTAAAGTTTGTGCTGCAGTTTATGATGATCGAGACATCGGCGCGGCGCTGGCAATAACGGCCATCGGTAGCAGCTCTGAGCGGATCGATCAGACTCTGGATGCGATCAGTGAATTCTGTGAGAGCTCTGGCTACGGGCGCGTCGAATCAGAACAAGCTCTGGTCGATCACTTTGAAGCTCTTGGAGATTTCTGCAGCCTTGATGAATGA